A region of Streptomyces sp. WMMC500 DNA encodes the following proteins:
- a CDS encoding carbonic anhydrase, with translation MTPAESTSTGNNALAATVTDRLVTANRAYAGGFADPGMDARPVLRVAVVACMDARLDLHAALGLELGDCHTIRNAGGVVTDDTIRSLTISQRALGTRSVVLIHHTDCGLLSITEEFRFELEAEVGQRPAWSVESFRDLDQDVRQSIRRVETSPFLLHTDDVRGFVFDVRTGLLREVSAEQITAGD, from the coding sequence ATGACGCCCGCTGAGAGCACGTCGACCGGAAACAACGCCCTCGCCGCCACCGTCACCGACCGGCTCGTGACCGCCAACCGCGCGTACGCCGGCGGCTTCGCCGACCCCGGCATGGACGCCAGGCCCGTGCTGCGGGTGGCGGTGGTCGCCTGCATGGACGCCCGCCTGGACCTGCACGCCGCGCTCGGCCTGGAGCTGGGCGACTGCCACACCATCCGCAACGCCGGCGGCGTGGTCACCGACGACACCATCCGCTCGCTGACCATCAGCCAGCGCGCCCTGGGCACCCGCAGTGTGGTGCTGATCCACCACACCGACTGCGGCCTGCTCAGCATCACCGAGGAGTTCCGCTTCGAGCTGGAGGCCGAGGTCGGCCAGCGGCCGGCGTGGTCGGTGGAGTCGTTCCGCGACCTGGACCAGGACGTGCGCCAGTCCATCCGCCGGGTGGAGACCTCCCCGTTCCTGCTGCACACCGACGACGTGCGAGGCTTCGTGTTCGACGTGCGCACGGGACTGCTCCGCGAGGTGTCCGCGGAGCAAATCACGGCGGGCGACTGA